One genomic segment of Patescibacteria group bacterium includes these proteins:
- the rplD gene encoding 50S ribosomal protein L4 — protein MIVKVYDQKGKEVGEARLPKEIFKVKMNPDLVHQVALVQTANRRRKIAKTKGRAEVRGGGRKPWRQKGTGRARAGSIRSPIWRGGGVTFGPTTVKVFKKKIPKKMRRKALFMVLSAKAKENLLLVLDKLEIEKAKTKAMAEILNKLFLKKGSGLVVLLRKDKNIIKATRNIPKTATMQAKDLNVLDLLSYKYLVMPKEAIKIIKDTFLK, from the coding sequence ATGATTGTAAAAGTATATGATCAAAAAGGTAAAGAGGTTGGAGAGGCAAGATTACCGAAAGAGATATTTAAGGTAAAAATGAACCCTGATTTGGTGCATCAGGTTGCTTTGGTCCAGACTGCAAATCGGAGAAGAAAGATAGCTAAAACAAAAGGCAGGGCAGAGGTCCGTGGTGGGGGAAGAAAGCCCTGGCGGCAAAAAGGAACAGGAAGGGCAAGAGCAGGTTCAATTCGTTCTCCAATCTGGAGAGGAGGAGGAGTAACTTTTGGGCCTACAACTGTGAAAGTTTTTAAAAAGAAAATTCCCAAAAAAATGAGAAGAAAAGCTTTATTTATGGTTTTGTCAGCCAAAGCAAAAGAAAATTTACTTTTGGTTTTAGATAAGTTAGAAATTGAAAAAGCAAAAACGAAAGCAATGGCAGAGATTTTAAATAAATTATTTTTGAAAAAAGGTTCTGGCTTGGTGGTTTTGCTCCGGAAAGATAAGAATATAATTAAAGCAACAAGAAATATTCCAAAAACTGCTACAATGCAGGCAAAAGATTTAAATGTCTTGGATTTGCTTTCATATAAATATTTAGTAATGCCAAAAGAGGCAATAAAAATAATTAAAGACACATTCTTGAAATAA
- the rplW gene encoding 50S ribosomal protein L23, whose amino-acid sequence MGLFDFFKKKKKIEKKKVEKKPEKKIDQPTVGQPKDGKKVEARPLPEVKPAVKRPKKRILGKSSQILYSPHVTEKTTAIEGENKYVFKVSPRTNKNEIKKAIEGLYGVSIISVKIINIPKRKRRLGKQKGWRKGYKKAIVKIKKGQKIEILPR is encoded by the coding sequence ATGGGTTTATTTGATTTTTTCAAAAAAAAGAAAAAAATAGAAAAGAAAAAAGTTGAGAAAAAACCAGAGAAGAAGATAGACCAACCTACGGTTGGCCAGCCGAAGGATGGGAAGAAAGTAGAGGCCCGTCCTCTACCCGAAGTTAAACCAGCAGTTAAGAGGCCAAAGAAGAGAATTTTAGGCAAGTCATCTCAAATTTTATATTCTCCTCATGTAACAGAGAAGACAACTGCGATAGAGGGAGAAAATAAATATGTTTTTAAAGTTTCGCCAAGAACTAATAAAAATGAAATAAAAAAAGCAATTGAGGGTTTATACGGAGTAAGTATAATTAGTGTTAAAATTATTAATATTCCTAAAAGAAAAAGGAGATTAGGAAAGCAGAAGGGATGGAGAAAGGGATACAAAAAAGCAATTGTAAAGATAAAGAAGGGGCAGAAGATTGAGATTTTGCCTCGTTAA
- the rplB gene encoding 50S ribosomal protein L2 yields the protein MKKKKLSQKKILTKKRPEKRLLLSLKERAGRGRSGRITVRHRGGGAKRRYRLVDFGQEKIDIPAKVIALEYDPYRTAFLVLLEYNDGEKRYRLAPSDIKVGDEIICAEKAEVKIGNRIKVKNIPVGTMVYNIELVPGKGGRMVRAAGNAAKVLAHEGKYTNLEMPSGEIRKVFQDCFATVGTVSHSEWRYHTIGKAGRSRLRGRRPTVRGTAMVPADHPHGGGEGRSPIGLKYPKTPWGKPALGVKTRKKKKWTNKYIIKRREKKK from the coding sequence ATGAAAAAAAAGAAATTATCACAGAAGAAAATATTAACCAAAAAGAGGCCTGAGAAGAGGTTGCTTTTGAGTTTGAAAGAGAGAGCAGGGAGGGGAAGGTCTGGACGGATAACTGTTCGTCATCGAGGAGGTGGGGCAAAAAGGCGATATCGGCTGGTTGATTTTGGCCAGGAGAAGATTGATATCCCTGCCAAAGTTATTGCCTTAGAATATGACCCTTACCGAACTGCTTTTCTTGTTCTTTTGGAGTATAATGATGGAGAAAAGCGTTATCGGTTAGCTCCCAGTGATATAAAAGTTGGAGATGAGATAATTTGTGCTGAAAAAGCCGAAGTTAAAATAGGAAACAGAATTAAAGTTAAAAACATTCCGGTAGGAACTATGGTTTATAACATTGAACTTGTGCCTGGAAAGGGAGGAAGAATGGTTAGAGCAGCAGGTAATGCTGCAAAAGTTTTGGCCCACGAGGGGAAATATACGAATTTGGAAATGCCTTCGGGAGAAATTAGAAAAGTGTTTCAGGATTGTTTCGCTACCGTAGGGACAGTTTCCCATTCAGAGTGGCGATACCATACCATAGGAAAAGCTGGAAGGAGTCGTTTAAGAGGAAGAAGGCCAACCGTCCGTGGGACAGCAATGGTTCCAGCAGACCATCCTCATGGAGGAGGGGAAGGAAGGTCACCCATTGGTTTAAAGTATCCGAAAACACCTTGGGGAAAACCTGCTTTGGGAGTAAAGACAAGAAAGAAGAAAAAGTGGACAAATAAATATATTATTAAGAGAAGAGAAAAGAAGAAATGA
- the rpsS gene encoding 30S ribosomal protein S19: protein MARSLKKGPYVDEKLLKKVKKLKPGDETVIKTWARFCTITPEMVGFTFGVHNGKEHIPVQVTEDMVGHKLGEFAPTTKFMRHGGKMQRGLEQKVAQREAEKLKE from the coding sequence ATGGCTAGATCGCTCAAAAAAGGTCCATACGTAGACGAGAAATTATTAAAGAAGGTTAAGAAATTAAAGCCAGGCGATGAGACAGTGATTAAAACCTGGGCAAGGTTTTGCACTATTACTCCTGAAATGGTTGGTTTTACTTTTGGAGTTCATAATGGCAAGGAACACATTCCAGTTCAGGTAACTGAAGATATGGTTGGTCATAAACTGGGAGAATTCGCTCCAACTACGAAGTTTATGAGACACGGTGGAAAAATGCAGCGAGGATTGGAACAAAAAGTAGCCCAGAGAGAAGCGGAAAAACTAAAAGAATAA
- the rplV gene encoding 50S ribosomal protein L22: MAVTVKLKYLRIAPRKVRLVADMIRKKKIEEAQNFLNFTTKKAAKPLLKLLKTAVADARHNFQLDPDNLYISKITVNEGPKLKRWRPRSRGMAHEIQKKTSHLTLVLDEITPGKKVKKAKKVKKEKVKKKPALVRPARPVGRAPAGKGKREEETKEIPEIEKPKLRPETEAPKPKITRGIKRIFRRKAF; this comes from the coding sequence ATGGCAGTGACAGTTAAATTAAAATATCTTCGGATAGCGCCCAGAAAAGTTAGATTAGTAGCTGATATGATTCGGAAAAAGAAAATTGAGGAAGCTCAGAATTTTTTAAATTTTACTACAAAAAAAGCAGCAAAACCCTTGCTCAAACTTTTAAAAACAGCTGTTGCCGATGCCCGTCACAATTTTCAACTTGACCCAGATAATTTATATATCTCAAAAATTACTGTTAATGAAGGGCCTAAGCTTAAGAGATGGAGGCCGAGATCAAGAGGTATGGCTCATGAAATCCAGAAAAAAACTTCCCATCTGACTTTAGTTTTAGACGAGATTACCCCTGGCAAGAAAGTTAAAAAAGCGAAGAAGGTCAAAAAAGAAAAAGTTAAAAAGAAACCCGCCCTCGTTAGGCCTGCCCGTCCGGTAGGCAGGGCCCCGGCAGGCAAAGGAAAGAGGGAAGAAGAGACCAAAGAAATTCCGGAGATTGAAAAACCGAAGTTAAGACCGGAAACAGAGGCTCCGAAACCTAAAATTACGAGAGGAATAAAACGTATTTTCAGGCGAAAGGCCTTCTAA
- the rpsC gene encoding 30S ribosomal protein S3 encodes MSHKVHPKAYRVKEITDWDSRGFYRKPAECLEEDFRIREFLKKKLSRVGVEKIEIERFPNKLNIIISSARPGLIIGRGGEGIEELKKELEQKILKKSLAKKTDKEEKKTKKQRGLASARLGRASAYGQTKSAGKEKELRIEIREIKDPWTSASLSAQWIAQQIEKRVHYRRVLKRALSKITGHKEIQGARIEVSGRLNGVEIARREWLGTGQLPRQTIRADIDYAKAEAHCSYGVIGVKVWIYKGEKF; translated from the coding sequence ATGTCTCACAAAGTTCATCCAAAAGCATATCGAGTAAAAGAAATAACTGATTGGGATTCACGAGGATTTTATAGAAAACCTGCAGAATGCTTGGAGGAGGATTTTAGAATTAGAGAATTTTTAAAAAAGAAATTAAGCAGGGTTGGAGTAGAAAAGATTGAAATTGAAAGGTTTCCCAACAAGCTAAATATTATTATTTCTAGTGCTAGGCCAGGTCTTATTATTGGTCGAGGAGGAGAAGGAATTGAGGAGTTAAAAAAAGAGCTGGAGCAGAAAATTTTAAAGAAATCTCTTGCCAAGAAAACGGATAAAGAAGAAAAGAAGACAAAGAAACAAAGAGGACTCGCCTCCGCCCGCCTTGGGCGGGCTTCGGCCTATGGCCAGACGAAGTCGGCGGGCAAAGAAAAAGAACTAAGAATTGAAATCAGGGAAATTAAAGATCCTTGGACTTCTGCCAGCTTGAGTGCCCAGTGGATTGCTCAACAAATTGAAAAAAGAGTTCATTACAGACGAGTTCTAAAACGAGCACTAAGTAAGATTACTGGTCACAAAGAAATTCAGGGAGCAAGAATAGAAGTATCGGGCCGGCTCAATGGAGTAGAAATTGCCAGAAGAGAGTGGTTAGGAACAGGTCAACTTCCTCGTCAGACCATTAGGGCTGATATTGATTATGCAAAAGCTGAGGCACATTGTAGTTACGGAGTAATTGGAGTGAAGGTCTGGATATATAAAGGAGAAAAATTCTAA
- the rplP gene encoding 50S ribosomal protein L16: MLMPKKVKHRKWRKGRSKGIEARSTELAFGSYGLKSMGTKWITSRQIEAARRAIIRYLRKGGKLWIRIFPDKPVTKKGTEVPMGGGKGSVDHYVFPIRPGRIIFELEGIPEEKAREAFRKAGDKLPVKTKFIKR; this comes from the coding sequence ATATTAATGCCTAAAAAAGTTAAACATAGGAAATGGAGAAAGGGAAGGTCTAAAGGCATTGAAGCCAGATCAACTGAGCTGGCTTTTGGTAGTTATGGGTTGAAGTCAATGGGCACAAAGTGGATAACATCACGTCAGATTGAAGCAGCCAGAAGGGCTATTATTAGATATCTAAGAAAAGGAGGAAAGCTTTGGATTAGGATTTTTCCAGATAAACCAGTAACTAAAAAAGGAACTGAGGTGCCGATGGGCGGTGGAAAGGGCTCGGTTGACCATTATGTTTTTCCTATAAGGCCGGGTAGGATTATCTTTGAACTTGAGGGAATACCTGAGGAAAAAGCCAGAGAGGCATTTAGAAAAGCAGGTGATAAACTGCCAGTAAAGACAAAGTTTATTAAAAGATAA
- the rpmC gene encoding 50S ribosomal protein L29, which yields MKAKELKQKSRKELQKLLQNNQEKLRQFRFDLTSGKVKNVREIRQTKKDIARILTRLCQKKD from the coding sequence ATGAAGGCAAAAGAATTAAAACAAAAATCCCGAAAAGAATTGCAAAAACTTTTACAGAATAATCAAGAGAAATTAAGACAGTTTCGTTTTGATTTAACATCGGGTAAGGTAAAAAATGTGAGAGAAATTAGACAAACTAAAAAGGATATAGCTCGTATCCTTACAAGATTATGCCAAAAAAAAGATTAA
- the rpsQ gene encoding 30S ribosomal protein S17 gives MPKKRLKGTIVSNKMQKTVVVKVERVKKHPRYKRRYKVHKKYKAHYDKGEYKVGDKVTIEECRPISKDKKWRIVS, from the coding sequence ATGCCAAAAAAAAGATTAAAAGGAACCATAGTATCAAATAAAATGCAAAAAACAGTAGTTGTTAAAGTGGAGAGAGTAAAAAAACATCCTAGATATAAAAGAAGATATAAGGTTCATAAGAAATATAAAGCCCATTATGACAAAGGAGAGTATAAAGTAGGAGATAAAGTTACTATTGAAGAGTGTCGTCCAATAAGTAAAGATAAAAAGTGGAGAATAGTGTCATGA
- the rplN gene encoding 50S ribosomal protein L14 codes for MIQPQSMLKVADNSGAKIIQCIRVLGGTRRRYAQIGDIIVGAVKVAEPRRPVKKHDVVKAVIVRQKKALRRSDGSYIRFDDNAVVILETGNNPKGGRIFGPVARELREKGFEKIINLAKDIV; via the coding sequence ATGATACAGCCGCAATCAATGTTAAAAGTTGCAGACAATAGCGGAGCAAAGATAATTCAATGCATCCGGGTTTTAGGCGGTACGCGTCGAAGATATGCTCAAATCGGTGATATTATTGTAGGAGCAGTTAAAGTAGCTGAGCCAAGAAGACCAGTTAAAAAACACGATGTGGTAAAAGCAGTTATCGTTAGGCAGAAAAAAGCCTTAAGAAGGTCTGATGGTTCCTATATTCGCTTTGATGACAATGCAGTAGTAATTTTAGAGACAGGGAATAATCCAAAAGGGGGAAGAATTTTTGGCCCAGTAGCCCGGGAATTAAGGGAAAAAGGATTTGAAAAAATAATCAATTTAGCCAAAGATATTGTATAA
- the rplX gene encoding 50S ribosomal protein L24 — MKIKKGDTVLIISGKDRARKSKVIEAFPKQGKVVVEGINLRKKHMRPKKSGEKGQIVETPAPLNVSDVKLICSKCGKPTRVGYKMEGKRKCRICKKCKQEI; from the coding sequence ATGAAAATTAAAAAAGGTGATACAGTATTAATAATTTCTGGGAAAGACCGTGCTCGAAAAAGTAAGGTTATAGAAGCTTTCCCTAAACAAGGGAAAGTTGTTGTTGAGGGAATTAATTTGAGAAAAAAACATATGAGACCGAAAAAGTCTGGCGAGAAAGGCCAGATTGTTGAGACACCTGCCCCTCTTAATGTTTCCGATGTTAAACTTATTTGCTCAAAGTGTGGGAAACCGACCCGAGTAGGATATAAAATGGAGGGAAAAAGAAAATGTCGCATTTGTAAAAAATGTAAACAAGAGATATGA
- the rplE gene encoding 50S ribosomal protein L5, which produces MMRLKEKYKKEVIPAMMEKFGYKNSMAVPKIEKVVVNTGFGRLIVGKTSEEQKKIYSLILDDLALICAQRPVLTKAKKSIAGFKIREGMPIGAVNTLRGRKMYDFLERVIHVALPRLRDFRGIDMKSFDKEANLTIAIREHIVFPEVSPEKAKTIFGFEITVVTTAKTREEGIALLRLLGFPIKK; this is translated from the coding sequence ATGATGCGCTTAAAAGAGAAATATAAAAAGGAAGTAATACCAGCAATGATGGAGAAATTCGGCTATAAGAATTCTATGGCTGTTCCTAAAATTGAAAAGGTTGTGGTAAATACTGGATTTGGTAGGTTGATTGTTGGTAAAACCTCAGAAGAACAGAAAAAGATTTATAGCCTTATTTTAGACGATTTAGCTCTAATTTGCGCTCAGAGACCGGTTTTAACCAAGGCAAAGAAATCAATCGCAGGATTTAAAATAAGAGAGGGGATGCCAATTGGGGCTGTGAATACTTTACGAGGTAGAAAAATGTACGATTTTTTAGAAAGAGTAATTCATGTCGCTCTTCCTCGCCTTCGTGACTTTCGGGGAATTGACATGAAATCTTTTGATAAAGAAGCAAATCTTACCATCGCTATTAGAGAACATATTGTTTTTCCCGAGGTTTCACCGGAAAAAGCTAAAACAATTTTTGGATTTGAGATAACCGTAGTTACAACAGCAAAAACTCGTGAAGAGGGAATTGCATTGTTGAGGTTGTTGGGATTTCCTATTAAGAAATAA
- a CDS encoding type Z 30S ribosomal protein S14: MAKKSQIAKSKKKPKFSTRVVRRCFRCGRKRGYMREFGLCRICFRELANKGEIPGIKKSSW, encoded by the coding sequence ATGGCCAAGAAATCACAAATTGCAAAATCTAAGAAAAAACCTAAGTTTAGCACAAGGGTTGTTCGTCGCTGTTTTAGATGTGGGAGAAAAAGAGGATATATGAGAGAATTTGGCTTGTGCAGAATATGCTTTAGGGAATTAGCTAATAAAGGGGAAATCCCTGGAATAAAAAAATCATCATGGTAG
- the rpsH gene encoding 30S ribosomal protein S8 yields MIMVDPIADMLNRIRNALMVLHLTVSIPFSKLKYEIAKILEKEGFIEKVEKKGRKEKKVIEITLKKEEISEESGEKIKPAISGLKRISKPGQRIYAGAKEIKRVRGGYGTAIISTPKGIMTDKEARKKKLGGEIICEIW; encoded by the coding sequence ATCATCATGGTAGATCCAATCGCAGATATGCTCAATAGAATACGGAATGCTCTAATGGTTTTACACTTAACGGTTTCTATTCCTTTTTCTAAGTTAAAATATGAAATCGCCAAGATTTTAGAAAAAGAAGGATTTATTGAAAAGGTGGAGAAAAAAGGAAGAAAAGAAAAAAAAGTTATTGAAATTACTTTGAAGAAGGAAGAAATTTCTGAAGAAAGCGGGGAAAAAATAAAACCGGCAATTTCTGGCTTAAAAAGGATTTCAAAACCAGGACAAAGAATTTATGCTGGAGCTAAAGAGATTAAGCGAGTTCGAGGAGGTTATGGGACAGCGATAATCTCTACTCCAAAAGGAATAATGACAGACAAGGAAGCGAGAAAAAAGAAATTAGGAGGAGAAATTATTTGTGAAATTTGGTAA
- the rplF gene encoding 50S ribosomal protein L6: MSRIGKKPIPIPEGVEVKIEGQNVIVKGPKGELQKEVRPEIKVEIKENEILVSPEKETKKTNAFWGLTRTLISNIIKGVTEGYEKKLEIQGVGYRANLEGEDLVLQVGFSHPVKIDKVEGIKFEVEKNIITISGIDKELVGQIAAKIRKVRKPEPYKGKGIRYLGEEVRRKPGKKVVTAEEQ; the protein is encoded by the coding sequence ATGTCAAGAATAGGTAAAAAACCAATTCCAATACCAGAGGGTGTGGAAGTTAAAATAGAAGGTCAGAATGTTATTGTTAAGGGTCCAAAAGGGGAGCTTCAAAAAGAGGTTCGTCCTGAGATTAAAGTTGAGATAAAAGAAAATGAGATTTTAGTTAGTCCTGAAAAGGAAACCAAAAAAACTAATGCTTTTTGGGGGCTAACTAGGACCTTGATTTCTAATATAATAAAAGGAGTTACCGAAGGTTATGAAAAGAAATTGGAGATACAGGGTGTTGGTTATAGGGCGAATTTAGAGGGAGAAGATTTGGTTTTGCAGGTTGGGTTTTCCCATCCAGTTAAAATAGATAAAGTTGAAGGTATAAAGTTTGAAGTTGAGAAGAATATTATAACTATTTCAGGTATTGATAAAGAATTAGTTGGCCAAATTGCCGCTAAAATTAGAAAAGTCAGAAAGCCTGAACCCTACAAGGGAAAGGGTATTAGATATTTAGGCGAAGAAGTCCGTCGCAAACCCGGCAAGAAAGTGGTTACTGCCGAAGAGCAATAA
- the rplR gene encoding 50S ribosomal protein L18 → MLEKQQKRKRRHKRVRAKIFGTSKVPRLCVFRSAGHIYVQLIDDEKGKTLASASDLEIKKKKDKKAALATKVGNLIAKKAIEKKINKVVFDRGGYKYHGRVKALAEGAREGGLKF, encoded by the coding sequence ATGTTAGAGAAGCAGCAAAAAAGAAAAAGGCGTCATAAGAGAGTCAGGGCTAAAATATTTGGCACATCAAAAGTTCCTCGGCTTTGCGTTTTTAGATCAGCCGGCCATATTTATGTTCAATTGATTGATGATGAGAAAGGGAAAACATTAGCTTCAGCCAGCGATTTAGAGATTAAGAAAAAAAAGGATAAAAAAGCAGCTCTTGCCACAAAGGTTGGAAACTTGATTGCCAAAAAGGCAATTGAGAAAAAGATAAATAAAGTTGTCTTTGATAGAGGAGGATACAAGTATCACGGCCGAGTTAAGGCGCTTGCAGAAGGGGCACGAGAAGGAGGACTAAAATTTTAA
- a CDS encoding 30S ribosomal protein S5 — MFIKKGQSRRRIFEKKQEEFESKLLDLARVTRVTVGGRRFRFRAGVVIGDKKGRVGFGVAKGKDVAQAVEKATRVAKKNLIRVPTTEETIPYPVEAKFGAARVILKPQRKGRGLVAGGTVRVICTLAGIRNISSKIIGKTGNKINNAKATIEALKKLKYATTSAKTKT; from the coding sequence ATGTTTATAAAAAAAGGACAATCAAGAAGAAGAATATTTGAGAAAAAACAAGAAGAGTTTGAGTCCAAACTTTTGGATTTGGCAAGAGTTACCCGGGTGACGGTCGGGGGTCGGCGTTTTCGGTTTCGGGCAGGAGTAGTGATTGGAGATAAAAAAGGAAGAGTTGGTTTTGGGGTAGCTAAAGGAAAAGATGTTGCCCAAGCAGTAGAAAAGGCGACAAGAGTAGCTAAGAAGAATTTAATCAGAGTTCCAACCACAGAAGAGACTATCCCTTATCCTGTTGAGGCAAAATTTGGAGCAGCCAGAGTTATATTAAAACCCCAAAGAAAGGGAAGGGGCTTGGTGGCAGGAGGAACAGTTCGGGTTATTTGTACTTTAGCCGGGATAAGAAATATTTCTTCAAAAATTATTGGAAAAACAGGAAACAAAATTAACAACGCCAAAGCCACAATTGAAGCGTTAAAAAAATTAAAGTATGCAACTACATCAGCTAAAACCAAAACATAA
- a CDS encoding uL15 family ribosomal protein, translating into MQLHQLKPKHKLKKKKRIGRGGKRGTYSGKGIKGQKSRAGRKFAPVIRELIKRYPKLRGYRFKRHEGDLVVVNVGILEERFRSSEIVTPKLLLERKIIRRIKGKVPKVKILGRGEITKKLIIENCEISKVAKEKIEKAGGEIK; encoded by the coding sequence ATGCAACTACATCAGCTAAAACCAAAACATAAACTAAAGAAGAAGAAACGGATTGGCCGCGGGGGTAAAAGGGGTACTTATTCCGGCAAAGGAATCAAGGGCCAGAAATCCCGAGCTGGCAGAAAATTCGCCCCAGTTATTCGAGAATTGATAAAAAGATATCCAAAATTAAGGGGCTATAGATTCAAAAGGCACGAGGGAGATCTTGTGGTTGTCAATGTCGGAATTTTAGAAGAAAGGTTTAGAAGTTCAGAGATTGTTACTCCTAAGCTCTTGCTTGAAAGAAAAATAATTCGTAGAATAAAAGGAAAGGTGCCCAAAGTAAAAATTTTAGGCAGAGGAGAGATAACTAAGAAACTAATCATTGAGAATTGCGAGATTTCAAAAGTTGCAAAAGAGAAGATAGAGAAAGCCGGCGGCGAAATAAAATAA
- the secY gene encoding preprotein translocase subunit SecY, translating into MWYHKIIQVFKIRDLRKKIIFVLLIFVVFRLMANIPMPGIDADNLQKFFERFKMMGFLSILTGGALSRFSIIMLGLGPYITSVIILQLLTMIFPQLERMYKEEGEAGRQKFNQYGRLLTIPLAMLQGYAMLSWLQRPPDAVISPPLTPFQTLTSILTITAGTIFLMWLGELISEKGIGNGVSLLIFAGIIASFPMSVFQAYSDISVDPAKIPNYLFFAAIALFIIAGVILITEGRRNIPVSYAKRVRGTKMYGGVSTYLPMNINPAGVIPIIFAMSILLFPEMIANFFTGTGGMMGNIAGSIAAFLANPWVRGILYFLLVILFTFFYTAVTFDPKAISTNLQKMGGFIPGIRPGGSTAKFIHYILNRVLLIGALFLGTIAVMPSIVGGITGVQNVFGFLIGGTSVLIVVSVVLETMKQINSQLQMREYETF; encoded by the coding sequence ATGTGGTATCACAAAATCATCCAAGTTTTCAAAATACGTGATTTACGCAAAAAGATTATTTTTGTCTTGCTAATTTTCGTTGTTTTTAGATTGATGGCAAACATTCCAATGCCGGGAATTGACGCTGATAATTTACAGAAATTTTTTGAACGATTTAAAATGATGGGTTTTTTAAGTATTCTTACCGGTGGAGCTCTGAGCAGATTTTCTATTATTATGTTGGGATTGGGCCCTTATATTACCTCAGTCATCATTCTCCAACTTTTAACAATGATTTTTCCTCAATTGGAGAGAATGTACAAAGAAGAGGGAGAAGCTGGACGTCAGAAATTTAACCAATATGGAAGATTACTAACTATTCCCTTAGCTATGCTTCAGGGGTATGCAATGCTGAGCTGGTTACAGCGGCCGCCAGATGCAGTAATTTCTCCTCCTCTTACTCCCTTTCAAACTTTAACTTCAATTTTAACTATTACTGCCGGAACTATATTTTTAATGTGGTTAGGAGAGTTAATTTCAGAAAAAGGGATTGGCAATGGGGTTTCCCTTTTAATTTTTGCTGGAATTATTGCCAGTTTTCCAATGAGCGTTTTCCAGGCCTATTCCGATATTAGTGTTGACCCAGCTAAAATTCCAAATTATCTATTCTTTGCTGCTATAGCTTTGTTTATTATTGCCGGGGTAATTTTAATTACTGAAGGAAGACGCAATATCCCGGTTTCTTATGCCAAAAGAGTTAGGGGAACGAAAATGTACGGAGGAGTTTCTACTTATTTACCTATGAATATTAATCCGGCTGGAGTAATCCCTATAATTTTTGCTATGTCAATTTTACTTTTCCCTGAAATGATTGCCAATTTTTTTACTGGAACTGGGGGAATGATGGGTAATATCGCTGGAAGTATAGCTGCTTTTTTGGCAAACCCGTGGGTTCGGGGAATTTTGTATTTTCTATTAGTTATTCTTTTTACCTTTTTTTACACCGCTGTTACCTTTGACCCAAAAGCGATTTCTACAAATCTTCAGAAAATGGGTGGATTTATTCCAGGAATTAGACCAGGAGGGTCAACTGCTAAATTTATCCATTATATTTTAAATCGGGTTTTGCTTATTGGAGCTTTATTCTTAGGCACAATCGCGGTAATGCCATCTATTGTTGGAGGAATTACCGGAGTTCAGAATGTTTTTGGTTTTTTAATAGGAGGAACTTCTGTGTTGATTGTTGTTTCAGTTGTTTTGGAAACAATGAAGCAGATTAATTCTCAGCTTCAAATGCGCGAATATGAAACTTTCTAA
- a CDS encoding nucleoside monophosphate kinase: MKLSKQIIILLGPPGAGKGTQAELLADKLDFYYLETSKILEQKFKEPDKESINIKGKKYNVLKEKKLWEDGILCSPSFVSYLVKEKIKELFKLGENLVLGGSPRTLYEGKEVTPLLKKLYGPENIKVFLIEISPKETIFRNSHRRICELIRHPVLYNKETVKLTMCPLDGSKLIRRKGLDDPETIKVRLKEYKERTFPLIELFEKQGIKVKKINGEQSVANVHKDILKTIK, from the coding sequence ATGAAACTTTCTAAACAAATTATAATTCTTCTTGGGCCGCCAGGAGCAGGGAAAGGAACCCAGGCTGAACTTTTAGCTGATAAGCTTGATTTTTATTATTTAGAAACAAGCAAAATTTTAGAACAGAAGTTTAAGGAACCTGATAAAGAATCTATTAATATCAAAGGGAAGAAATACAATGTTTTAAAAGAAAAGAAATTATGGGAAGATGGGATTCTTTGTAGCCCATCTTTTGTTTCTTATTTGGTCAAAGAAAAAATAAAAGAGCTATTTAAATTGGGTGAAAATTTGGTTTTAGGAGGTTCCCCCAGAACTCTTTATGAAGGAAAAGAGGTAACGCCTTTGCTAAAAAAACTTTATGGGCCAGAAAACATTAAAGTATTTTTAATTGAAATAAGCCCAAAAGAAACAATTTTTCGAAATTCTCATCGACGGATTTGCGAATTGATACGTCACCCCGTTTTATATAATAAAGAAACTGTAAAACTAACAATGTGTCCTTTGGATGGCTCGAAGTTAATAAGAAGAAAAGGTTTAGATGACCCCGAAACTATTAAAGTTAGATTGAAAGAATACAAAGAAAGAACATTTCCTTTGATTGAACTTTTTGAAAAGCAGGGAATAAAGGTTAAAAAGATTAATGGAGAACAATCAGTAGCCAATGTCCACAAAGACATTTTAAAAACAATAAAATAG